Proteins encoded by one window of Chryseobacterium sp. POL2:
- a CDS encoding ATP-dependent nuclease, whose product MKGYKTLLLEPIAGFYLNENEEIIPLEHLPFTNKINILIGTNNSGKSKFMRKIMQLNNYSFLNEYAFSKINSLLADYAPFRKGVKILTRKHYKIKNDIEDQRLSGSFVRGDFPDDIFISVDRPKVYYIPTLRSAHSLYLETKTEQYNSYKYEKIEDDIFLHTLRKNYSLSESVDVFTGIHLYKDILNTRNSKRETRKKFENFERFISRNFFEGKTIDIIAEFDKDESRNGNNTKEIISIHIEGEKDSRDLFDLGDGIQALIILMYKIFMAEDNSYVFIDEPEINLHPGMQRMFLEQINSNPDLVKKNLTYFISTHSNHFLDLTLEKNNVSIYSFYSKVETDGEKKLIIKNVNTGDNEILKNIGVNNSSVFMANCSIWVEGISDRIYIKAFLQSYCKSLGKKFPKEDIDFAFFEYAGTNLEHYFFDENINSETQKEIISDIKAMALSNRIFLIADSDNAENDISMSKKKIRLKNLKEAKSNNFTPLVIEDYREIENLLPLDVWKTILIKFCNKNLVSEHREEIENKIEEVLKKFERKNYKKKYIGEFLNDVRNELGKISNKFILNESEYKKLPNDKFGTLTNKRWLSEIVAGKDFSWDVLKKSKGIEKLTIEIYSFITKK is encoded by the coding sequence ATGAAAGGATACAAAACCTTACTCTTAGAGCCTATTGCGGGGTTCTATTTAAATGAAAATGAAGAAATAATCCCATTGGAGCATCTTCCTTTTACCAATAAAATTAATATTCTTATAGGAACAAATAATAGTGGTAAAAGTAAGTTTATGAGAAAAATAATGCAACTAAATAATTATTCTTTCTTAAATGAATATGCCTTTTCCAAAATAAATAGTTTACTCGCAGATTATGCTCCTTTTCGCAAGGGAGTTAAAATACTGACTAGGAAACACTATAAAATTAAAAATGATATTGAAGATCAACGGCTGAGTGGAAGTTTCGTTAGGGGAGATTTTCCTGATGATATTTTCATTAGTGTTGATCGTCCTAAAGTTTATTATATTCCTACTTTGAGAAGTGCTCACTCCTTGTATCTTGAAACTAAAACTGAGCAATACAATAGTTATAAATATGAAAAAATAGAAGATGATATTTTTCTTCACACTCTAAGAAAAAATTATTCTTTGTCGGAATCTGTTGATGTTTTTACTGGAATTCATCTTTATAAAGATATTTTAAATACTAGAAATTCTAAACGTGAAACTCGAAAAAAATTTGAAAATTTTGAAAGATTTATTAGTCGTAATTTTTTTGAGGGAAAAACCATTGATATAATTGCTGAGTTTGATAAAGATGAAAGTAGAAATGGGAATAATACGAAAGAAATTATTAGTATTCACATTGAGGGGGAAAAGGATTCTCGTGATTTATTTGATTTAGGAGATGGTATTCAAGCATTAATAATATTAATGTACAAGATATTTATGGCGGAGGATAATTCTTATGTTTTCATTGATGAGCCTGAAATAAACCTACACCCAGGGATGCAAAGAATGTTCTTAGAGCAAATAAATTCTAATCCTGACTTGGTCAAGAAAAACCTTACTTATTTTATTTCTACCCACTCTAATCATTTTCTTGATTTAACACTCGAAAAAAATAATGTCTCGATTTATTCTTTCTATTCAAAAGTCGAAACTGATGGAGAAAAAAAACTAATAATTAAAAATGTAAATACTGGTGATAATGAAATTTTAAAAAATATTGGTGTAAATAATTCATCTGTATTTATGGCTAATTGTAGTATTTGGGTGGAAGGTATTTCAGATAGAATTTATATTAAGGCATTTTTGCAATCTTATTGTAAAAGTCTTGGAAAGAAATTTCCCAAAGAGGATATTGATTTTGCTTTTTTCGAATATGCTGGAACTAATTTAGAGCATTATTTCTTTGATGAAAATATTAATTCTGAAACTCAAAAAGAAATAATTTCTGATATAAAAGCAATGGCATTATCTAATCGGATTTTTTTAATCGCTGATAGTGATAATGCTGAAAATGATATTTCAATGTCAAAAAAGAAAATTAGACTGAAAAATCTAAAGGAAGCTAAATCAAATAATTTTACTCCCCTTGTGATTGAGGATTACAGAGAGATTGAAAACTTACTACCTCTTGATGTTTGGAAAACAATATTAATAAAATTCTGTAATAAAAACCTTGTTTCAGAACATCGGGAAGAAATTGAGAATAAGATTGAAGAAGTATTAAAAAAGTTTGAGCGTAAGAATTACAAGAAAAAATATATAGGAGAATTTTTAAATGATGTTAGGAATGAATTAGGAAAGATTTCTAATAAATTTATTCTCAATGAATCGGAATATAAAAAGCTACCCAATGATAAATTTGGAACTCTTACGAATAAAAGATGGCTTAGTGAAATTGTTGCAGGAAAAGATTTTTCTTGGGATGTATTAAAGAAAAGTAAGGGAATTGAAAAATTAACGATTGAAATTTATAGTTTCATTACAAAAAAATAA
- a CDS encoding AAA family ATPase, with amino-acid sequence MEFKLPYEIKKRLVEEILSLNNPFNLSDDYGLPDFLLGLLPLKDMPSEDSRFKNAYEDAIQHTVNNDDWEFDYIFDKRFGIYNDDKLFKNFLEKTINLASENNKNLLISLIQRFLKNYNYRIVQRFDVNSNIIYSIEEYDGNFNKTDLPINDLPFFVVPWRKNVEAEYPYFQLNSDSWNDFGYRTYFTLTYFESAESNYLIGGIRIMKVGEKTTVLPEKFYSLNSDYCSLFTEEKNYFNLRDLFPERFKSILSGLNDSGYFPVICEKYENDVVFKTSLCRDSNESEKLIRTIRYKLDYGDVSDFFNFRFLFKPIYSEYGVDFNFDFNIKKSIPKRLYCIIGKNGVGKTLMLKDLLLKISEKNSEKILPRVPLFGKTIVVSYSYFDTFNDIRNRLDFNFLFCGLVDTETNKPLSNDDIIIKILTSIKRIEEKEIKIKYYWICKTFLDTDMLSEIFDSKLEEVKEVYNYRDINYLEIRKENIAETVSKMSSGQKSLFFITTEIVANIRYNSLIIFDEPETHLHPNAITEFMNVIMELLQEFDSYGIVATHSPLIVREIFSDSIYVFEKDKVVPRVRKLEFETFGENLSTINNEIFGNRDVSKYYIKMIESLVDLGKSYEEIENEIQGEVPLNLNVKILIKSLVKNRDEEPKEF; translated from the coding sequence ATGGAATTTAAACTACCCTATGAAATAAAGAAAAGACTTGTTGAAGAGATTCTGAGCCTAAATAATCCATTTAATCTTTCCGACGATTATGGTTTGCCTGATTTTCTCTTAGGATTATTGCCTTTGAAAGATATGCCTTCAGAGGATAGTCGTTTTAAGAATGCTTATGAAGATGCTATACAGCATACTGTTAATAACGATGATTGGGAGTTCGATTATATTTTTGATAAAAGATTTGGAATCTATAACGATGATAAACTTTTTAAAAATTTTCTTGAAAAAACGATAAATCTTGCTTCTGAAAATAATAAAAACCTTCTTATTTCTTTAATACAAAGGTTTCTTAAAAATTATAATTATCGTATAGTCCAAAGATTTGATGTAAATTCTAATATTATTTATAGTATTGAAGAATATGATGGAAATTTTAATAAAACTGATCTTCCTATAAATGATCTTCCTTTTTTTGTTGTGCCTTGGAGAAAAAATGTAGAAGCTGAATATCCTTATTTCCAATTAAATTCTGATAGCTGGAATGATTTCGGATATAGAACTTATTTCACATTGACTTATTTTGAGTCGGCAGAAAGTAATTACTTGATAGGTGGAATAAGAATAATGAAAGTTGGAGAAAAAACTACGGTTTTGCCAGAGAAATTTTATAGCCTAAATTCTGATTATTGTAGTTTATTCACAGAGGAAAAGAATTATTTCAACTTGAGAGATTTATTTCCTGAAAGATTTAAGTCAATTCTTTCTGGTTTAAATGATAGCGGTTATTTTCCTGTAATTTGTGAAAAATATGAAAACGATGTAGTTTTTAAAACTTCTCTTTGTAGAGATTCTAATGAGTCGGAAAAATTAATTAGAACAATAAGATATAAATTGGATTACGGAGACGTATCCGATTTTTTTAATTTTCGATTTTTATTTAAACCTATTTATTCAGAATATGGTGTAGATTTTAATTTCGATTTTAATATTAAAAAATCTATTCCCAAAAGATTATATTGTATAATTGGTAAAAATGGAGTTGGGAAAACGTTAATGTTAAAGGATTTATTATTAAAAATATCCGAAAAAAATTCTGAAAAAATTCTGCCGAGAGTTCCTCTTTTTGGTAAAACAATAGTTGTTTCTTATAGTTATTTTGATACTTTCAATGATATTAGAAATAGGCTTGATTTTAATTTTTTATTCTGTGGGCTAGTTGATACAGAAACTAATAAACCTTTGTCTAATGATGATATTATAATCAAAATTCTTACTTCTATAAAGAGAATTGAAGAAAAAGAAATTAAAATAAAATATTATTGGATATGTAAAACTTTTCTTGATACTGATATGTTGAGCGAAATCTTCGATTCTAAACTTGAAGAGGTAAAAGAAGTATATAATTATAGAGATATTAACTATTTAGAGATTAGAAAAGAAAATATTGCTGAGACTGTATCGAAAATGAGCTCTGGGCAAAAGTCTCTTTTTTTCATTACTACCGAAATAGTAGCAAATATTCGTTATAATTCTTTGATAATTTTTGATGAACCTGAAACTCATTTACATCCGAATGCTATTACTGAGTTTATGAATGTTATTATGGAATTACTCCAAGAGTTTGATTCTTATGGCATAGTAGCGACTCATTCTCCATTAATTGTTAGAGAAATTTTTTCTGATAGCATTTATGTTTTTGAAAAAGATAAGGTAGTTCCGAGAGTGAGAAAATTAGAGTTTGAAACTTTTGGAGAAAATTTATCTACTATTAATAATGAAATTTTTGGGAATCGGGATGTATCTAAATATTATATAAAAATGATTGAAAGTCTTGTAGATTTAGGAAAATCTTACGAGGAAATTGAAAACGAAATTCAAGGAGAAGTTCCCTTAAATTTGAACGTGAAAATATTAATAAAAAGCTTGGTTAAAAATAGAGATGAAGAACCTAAAGAGTTTTGA
- a CDS encoding HNH endonuclease signature motif containing protein, which produces MKNLKSFDEDCFEVYKTAVRRKKDEAKKNLLIGLENRIESQFILYAEKFSNKKIYEVTTLGFNNNEKNVLIDLYQYKSAVIRNIKNKILDSQIRTINATCQYCTLNSVETLDHFIPKEEFPEFSVNPLNLFPCCPTCNSKKSYLCFDGEESLFLNLYLDELPNKKYLKAEFDFDENIPLVTFSLYNPENIDVIDFRTIQNHYERLNLLERMRVKSDEIITEIINSLKTYYKVNSDIESLKSFIEDEEIENKEAYGYNYWKSVLRLSLIQYNEFWEKYIINV; this is translated from the coding sequence ATGAAGAACCTAAAGAGTTTTGATGAAGATTGTTTTGAAGTTTATAAAACTGCTGTAAGAAGAAAAAAAGACGAAGCAAAAAAAAATCTTTTAATTGGGTTGGAAAATAGAATTGAATCTCAATTTATTTTATATGCTGAAAAATTTAGTAATAAAAAAATTTATGAAGTAACTACATTAGGTTTTAATAATAATGAAAAGAATGTCTTAATTGATTTGTATCAATATAAATCGGCTGTGATTAGAAATATTAAGAATAAAATATTAGATAGTCAAATTAGAACTATAAATGCTACTTGTCAATATTGTACTTTAAATTCTGTAGAAACTTTAGACCACTTTATTCCGAAAGAAGAATTTCCTGAATTTTCTGTAAACCCTTTAAATTTATTCCCTTGTTGTCCAACATGTAATAGTAAAAAAAGTTATTTGTGTTTTGATGGAGAGGAAAGCTTATTTCTAAATTTGTATCTTGATGAACTTCCAAATAAAAAGTACTTAAAAGCTGAGTTTGATTTTGACGAAAATATCCCTTTGGTAACATTTTCTCTTTATAATCCTGAAAATATAGATGTAATTGATTTTAGAACTATCCAGAATCACTATGAAAGATTAAATCTTTTAGAAAGAATGAGAGTAAAATCCGACGAGATTATAACGGAAATCATTAATAGTCTAAAAACTTATTATAAAGTTAATTCTGACATAGAATCTTTGAAAAGTTTTATCGAAGATGAAGAAATAGAGAATAAAGAAGCTTATGGATATAATTACTGGAAATCCGTATTGAGATTATCTCTAATTCAGTATAATGAATTTTGGGAAAAATACATTATTAATGTCTGA
- a CDS encoding DUF3320 domain-containing protein: MSENLNPEIHIKNAPYFNYTFCLNKYNFIFEIIFQNTPSNLENIKIEITSSLGIFEKYRIFIDRISENTFSLSNFEFNYQFQFLKSLIEKDIDTIKIVLLANDTEIISTQFNMDVLPMDYFGGLQILPQLLGSYVTPNHPTIYQIKSDAINILEQNGYPPAFEGYQNQSKERVLQMTSALYKAIQNQELIYSALPPSFENQGQRIRLVEQIMETKFGNCIDITLLFASCLEAIDLNPIIIFTKGHAFVGVWLEDLRFDAIINFDQAAISKRIASGIKEIAIIETTTLCKGSSISFSKAMASAEKQLMSESDFLLSIDIKNTRSNGVLPLPMLKQDSEFKKEIQTKEENPDTELDDNYDIGETYDNLELTDFSNLSKQKIWERKLLDLSLRNNLLNLRFTKSMLQIIDLKINLLEDTLAEGKSYTIHPNNNQAITRKYNNYIPPLHTSSDLFKLADDEFKYNRLLTTYHNDDLDSILTNLYRTSKLAEEENGKSTLYLGLGLLKWFDPKNKTTPRFAPILLIPVELSRKSVNTKYTLRSREEETMINITLIEYLKQEYNLNLNALENLPMDEFGVDVPRVLAIIRNAVLNLEGWDVLDQIVLGTFSFNKLILWQDLSKYSEEIQKSSIVKSLIDGKLTETLESVEGNHLELEDLSSASLTLPIPTDNSQLNAVNNANQNKTFILHGPPGTGKSQTITNIIADALANHKKVLFVAAKKAALDVVHRRLESIGLAPFCLELHSNKSKKSDVLKQFEQALETPKYQLNKDFLEEAKRLDDRKKEINKYITQLHHKNQIGWTLYDSISFLENNAIAFQDVPKIDIDFKNLSSSKWNLWNDWLLPFSSIAAKIGQPTSHPLHLVTLSAHRFDHQNNLSDAIENYRSNYEKGQNLFNKYQINIKKIGEFERILNFIKGQKIQAQLFDFYFDPEQNQLLKQWLDLTSKKQNTETSITQKFNKSIFENNLDTMQILWNQAKHTWFFPKWLKQRKVKNLIQGFAHFKIDSEQIIDQLFSQLENYKDVKNKLSARQYDVFESLNKTYFKTEILETDFIKKDLQNIENLEQLLRQSAVENPEEWLKSNFANQDISQEIEQILSIVYELKEAKTTLGNYLSEIPNLEKLTEVHAHLSQLESWINYNIYKEKAQEIDLKWCINLLEEGKLNPHEIPFEFNKTLHFNHFIQTTYEAEVLNSFDANIYESKIQQYKDLHKEFIDLSKNKLIVKLSSNIPNINQEAAQSSEIGFLQKAIRSKGRGLSIRRLFDQIPTLIPRLKPCMLMSPISVAQYFDVNTDHFDLVIFDEASQLPTSEAISALARAKQAIIVGDPKQMPPTSFFASSKVDEDNIEMEDLESILEDCLALSIPSNYLLRHYRSKHESLISFSNKNFYDSKLLTFPSPDDLNQKVTFEFVEGFYDKGKTRTNKNEALAIINYIKKHLASENTKSIGVVTFSQTQQTLIEDLLQKLFIEYPKLEEFALKTNEPIFIKNLENVQGDERDIILFSIGYGPDEENKISMNFGPLNRDGGWRRLNVAVTRARYEMKVFSTLKPDQIDLNRTKSEGVKGLKDFLNFAEKGNYALKVTSENESKISLIDSIVQHLEKTGLVIRKNIGTSDYKVDLGIVHPEKEKEYILGILVDGENYFNIHTTNDRELLAPNVLSALNWNIYRIWTLDWLKNKHKIVHDIIEKVEFLKHQANEEKIEETISEDDPGTPQHTLIKVEKTSFNKAMMPYVCAVFEANPTANSESIYFLENRPIILNQIREIVSTEAPISKNYLFRKILKLWNTTRAGAKLNNYLTEITESIPTISKNKTHQEFYWNDKITPDNIQFYRENSFEKRNIEDISQEEIQIVILEIIEANLSLSTDDLIRQTSKAFGFMKVGAQIDNIINSTIESLVKQENIKILNNRVNMS, encoded by the coding sequence ATGTCTGAAAACTTAAATCCAGAAATACACATTAAGAATGCGCCCTATTTTAACTACACCTTTTGTTTAAACAAGTATAATTTTATTTTTGAGATTATATTTCAAAACACCCCCTCTAATCTTGAAAATATAAAAATTGAAATAACATCAAGCTTAGGCATTTTCGAAAAGTACAGGATTTTTATTGATCGAATTTCTGAAAATACTTTTAGCCTATCAAACTTTGAATTTAACTACCAGTTTCAATTTCTCAAAAGTCTTATAGAAAAAGATATAGACACTATAAAAATTGTATTATTAGCAAACGATACCGAAATTATTTCCACGCAATTCAATATGGATGTTTTGCCAATGGACTATTTTGGAGGGCTACAGATTTTGCCACAACTATTGGGATCTTACGTAACACCCAATCATCCCACTATTTATCAAATAAAATCAGACGCTATCAATATCTTGGAACAAAATGGATATCCGCCAGCATTTGAAGGTTATCAAAACCAAAGTAAAGAGCGTGTTCTGCAGATGACTTCCGCATTGTACAAAGCCATCCAAAATCAAGAACTCATCTATAGTGCTTTGCCTCCAAGTTTTGAAAACCAAGGTCAAAGAATCCGTCTGGTGGAGCAAATTATGGAAACTAAATTCGGGAATTGTATTGACATCACCCTTTTGTTTGCGTCTTGTTTGGAAGCAATAGACCTTAATCCAATTATAATTTTCACAAAAGGACATGCTTTTGTCGGCGTTTGGTTGGAAGATTTACGATTTGATGCGATAATTAATTTTGACCAAGCCGCCATTTCGAAAAGGATAGCTTCAGGCATCAAAGAAATTGCCATTATAGAAACCACAACGCTTTGCAAAGGCAGCAGCATTTCATTCAGTAAAGCCATGGCATCAGCCGAGAAACAGCTAATGAGCGAGTCTGATTTCTTATTATCTATAGATATCAAAAACACAAGATCAAACGGAGTTTTACCTTTACCAATGCTGAAACAGGATTCAGAATTCAAAAAAGAAATACAAACCAAAGAAGAAAATCCTGATACGGAGCTTGATGATAACTATGATATTGGCGAGACTTATGACAATCTCGAATTGACGGATTTTAGTAATCTAAGTAAACAAAAAATATGGGAAAGAAAACTATTGGATTTATCCTTAAGAAACAATCTTCTTAATTTGAGATTTACCAAAAGCATGCTTCAGATTATTGATCTTAAAATCAACCTTTTAGAAGACACTTTAGCAGAAGGAAAATCTTATACGATACATCCTAATAATAACCAAGCCATAACCCGAAAATACAACAATTATATTCCGCCACTGCATACATCTTCAGATTTGTTCAAGCTTGCTGATGACGAATTCAAATACAACCGACTGCTTACAACCTATCATAATGACGATTTAGATTCTATCCTAACCAATCTGTACAGAACATCAAAGCTCGCCGAGGAAGAAAACGGAAAAAGCACATTATATCTTGGTTTGGGACTTTTAAAATGGTTTGATCCCAAAAATAAGACGACACCACGTTTTGCTCCAATATTATTAATCCCTGTCGAATTATCTAGAAAATCGGTTAATACAAAATACACCTTGCGAAGTCGAGAAGAAGAAACCATGATTAATATAACTTTAATCGAATATCTGAAGCAGGAATACAATCTAAATCTGAACGCTCTGGAAAACCTCCCAATGGACGAATTCGGCGTAGATGTTCCGAGAGTTTTGGCAATTATCCGAAATGCTGTGCTTAATTTGGAAGGTTGGGATGTTTTAGACCAAATCGTGTTAGGAACTTTCTCATTCAATAAGCTAATTTTATGGCAAGACCTTTCAAAATACTCAGAAGAAATACAGAAAAGTTCTATCGTAAAAAGTTTGATTGATGGAAAACTAACAGAAACTCTAGAAAGTGTCGAAGGCAATCATCTTGAGTTGGAGGACTTATCTTCCGCATCCTTAACTTTGCCTATTCCTACAGACAACTCTCAACTGAACGCGGTAAACAATGCGAATCAAAACAAAACTTTTATTCTGCACGGCCCTCCAGGAACTGGAAAATCGCAAACCATCACTAACATTATTGCAGATGCTTTAGCAAATCATAAAAAAGTTTTATTCGTAGCTGCAAAGAAAGCTGCTTTAGATGTAGTGCATAGACGTTTAGAAAGCATTGGCCTGGCGCCTTTTTGTTTAGAATTACATTCTAATAAATCAAAAAAATCAGATGTTTTAAAACAGTTTGAACAAGCATTAGAAACCCCAAAATATCAGCTCAATAAAGACTTTTTAGAAGAAGCGAAACGCCTAGACGATCGCAAAAAAGAGATTAATAAATACATCACACAGCTCCACCACAAAAACCAGATTGGCTGGACTTTGTATGATTCTATTTCGTTTTTAGAAAACAACGCGATCGCTTTTCAAGATGTCCCGAAAATCGATATTGATTTTAAAAATCTAAGTTCATCAAAATGGAACTTATGGAATGATTGGCTATTGCCCTTCAGCTCTATTGCGGCAAAAATTGGGCAGCCCACAAGCCATCCTTTGCATCTTGTTACGCTAAGCGCGCATCGATTTGATCATCAAAATAATCTTTCTGATGCGATTGAAAATTACCGTTCAAATTACGAAAAGGGACAAAATTTATTCAACAAATATCAAATCAACATCAAGAAAATTGGTGAGTTCGAAAGGATTTTAAACTTCATTAAAGGCCAAAAAATCCAAGCGCAACTTTTTGACTTTTATTTCGATCCAGAACAAAATCAGTTATTAAAACAATGGCTAGACCTTACTTCTAAAAAACAAAATACGGAAACTTCTATTACACAAAAGTTCAACAAAAGCATTTTTGAGAATAATCTTGACACGATGCAAATCCTTTGGAATCAAGCAAAACACACTTGGTTTTTCCCAAAATGGCTGAAGCAAAGAAAAGTAAAAAACCTTATCCAAGGCTTTGCTCATTTTAAAATTGATTCTGAGCAAATTATAGATCAGCTTTTCAGCCAATTAGAAAACTACAAAGATGTTAAAAACAAGCTTTCTGCAAGGCAATATGATGTTTTTGAAAGTCTTAATAAAACCTACTTCAAAACCGAAATTTTAGAAACCGATTTTATAAAAAAAGATTTACAAAATATAGAAAATCTGGAACAACTTCTGCGTCAATCTGCCGTTGAAAATCCTGAAGAATGGTTAAAATCCAATTTTGCAAATCAAGATATTTCTCAAGAAATAGAGCAAATCCTTTCCATTGTTTATGAATTGAAAGAAGCCAAAACAACACTCGGAAATTATCTTTCTGAAATCCCAAATCTCGAAAAACTTACAGAAGTACACGCTCATCTTAGTCAATTAGAAAGCTGGATTAATTACAACATTTATAAAGAAAAAGCGCAAGAAATTGATTTAAAATGGTGCATCAATTTACTAGAAGAAGGCAAGCTAAACCCACATGAGATTCCGTTCGAATTTAATAAAACATTGCATTTCAATCATTTTATACAGACGACCTACGAGGCTGAGGTTTTGAATAGTTTTGATGCCAATATTTACGAATCAAAAATCCAACAATACAAAGATCTGCACAAAGAATTTATCGATCTTTCTAAAAATAAATTGATTGTAAAACTGAGTTCAAACATTCCCAATATCAATCAAGAAGCTGCGCAAAGTTCAGAAATTGGATTTTTGCAAAAAGCGATTCGGAGCAAAGGCAGGGGATTATCAATTAGGAGATTGTTTGATCAAATTCCGACATTAATTCCGAGGCTAAAACCTTGTATGTTGATGAGTCCTATTTCGGTAGCACAATATTTTGATGTCAATACAGATCATTTCGATTTGGTTATTTTCGATGAGGCGTCACAATTGCCGACATCCGAAGCGATAAGTGCTTTGGCACGCGCAAAACAAGCCATTATTGTAGGCGATCCCAAACAAATGCCTCCCACCAGTTTCTTTGCGTCATCCAAAGTTGACGAAGATAATATCGAAATGGAGGATTTAGAAAGTATTTTGGAAGATTGTCTGGCGTTATCTATACCGTCGAACTATTTGTTAAGACATTATCGCAGCAAACACGAAAGCTTGATATCCTTCAGCAACAAAAATTTTTATGATAGCAAATTATTAACTTTCCCATCGCCAGATGATTTGAATCAAAAAGTTACCTTTGAGTTTGTTGAAGGCTTTTACGATAAAGGGAAAACAAGAACCAATAAGAATGAAGCACTTGCCATCATCAATTATATCAAAAAGCATCTAGCATCTGAAAACACCAAGTCGATTGGCGTCGTTACATTTAGCCAAACGCAACAAACTTTAATTGAAGACCTACTGCAGAAATTATTTATCGAATATCCAAAATTGGAGGAATTTGCATTGAAAACAAATGAACCCATATTCATTAAAAATCTTGAAAATGTACAAGGTGACGAACGCGACATCATTCTATTCTCTATTGGCTATGGTCCAGATGAAGAAAATAAAATCTCTATGAATTTTGGACCTTTAAATCGCGATGGAGGATGGAGAAGGCTGAATGTTGCGGTGACGAGAGCGCGTTACGAAATGAAAGTATTTTCCACATTAAAGCCTGACCAAATCGACCTTAACCGCACAAAATCCGAAGGCGTCAAAGGATTAAAAGATTTTTTAAATTTTGCCGAAAAAGGAAATTATGCACTAAAAGTGACTTCGGAAAATGAATCGAAAATCTCATTAATAGATTCTATCGTCCAACATTTAGAAAAAACAGGATTGGTAATTCGTAAAAATATCGGGACCTCGGATTATAAAGTCGACTTAGGAATTGTACATCCCGAAAAGGAGAAAGAATATATTTTGGGAATTCTTGTGGATGGAGAAAACTACTTTAACATACACACCACCAATGATCGTGAGTTACTTGCACCCAATGTTCTATCTGCATTAAACTGGAATATTTATAGAATTTGGACTTTAGATTGGTTAAAAAACAAACACAAGATTGTCCATGACATTATCGAGAAAGTTGAGTTTCTAAAACACCAAGCAAACGAAGAAAAAATCGAAGAAACTATTTCGGAAGACGATCCTGGAACACCACAACATACTTTAATAAAGGTTGAAAAAACCAGCTTCAATAAAGCAATGATGCCTTACGTCTGCGCCGTTTTTGAAGCAAATCCAACTGCAAATTCTGAAAGCATCTATTTTCTAGAAAACAGACCTATAATCCTAAATCAAATACGAGAAATCGTATCAACAGAGGCTCCTATTAGTAAAAATTATTTATTTAGAAAAATATTAAAACTTTGGAATACCACTAGAGCAGGTGCCAAACTGAATAACTACCTAACCGAAATTACTGAAAGTATTCCTACTATTTCTAAAAATAAAACACATCAAGAGTTTTATTGGAACGACAAAATTACACCAGACAACATTCAATTTTATCGTGAAAATTCATTTGAAAAAAGGAATATTGAAGATATTTCCCAAGAAGAAATCCAGATTGTTATCTTAGAAATCATCGAAGCTAATTTGAGTTTAAGCACAGACGATCTTATTCGCCAGACATCTAAAGCATTTGGTTTTATGAAAGTTGGCGCACAGATTGACAACATCATCAACTCGACAATAGAATCTCTTGTAAAGCAAGAAAATATAAAAATTTTAAATAATAGAGTGAATATGAGCTAA